A genomic window from Providencia alcalifaciens includes:
- the ftnA gene encoding non-heme ferritin has translation MLKADMIEALNKQLNLEFFSANLYLQMSAWCSDKGFEGAAAFLKAHSQEEMEHMQRLFNYLSDTGALPRLGAIAAPPEDFDSIADVFNKTYEHEQLITSEINKLAHLAMTTQDYSTFNFLQWYVAEQHEEEKLFKSVLDKLGMVGESGKSLFLLDKDLKGLAAAAHV, from the coding sequence ATGTTAAAAGCTGACATGATTGAAGCGTTAAATAAACAACTGAATCTTGAGTTTTTCTCCGCTAATCTGTATTTGCAAATGAGCGCTTGGTGTAGTGATAAAGGTTTTGAAGGTGCAGCTGCATTTTTGAAAGCACACTCACAAGAAGAAATGGAGCATATGCAGCGTTTATTTAATTATCTTAGCGATACCGGTGCATTACCACGCTTAGGTGCGATTGCTGCACCACCAGAAGATTTTGATTCTATCGCTGATGTGTTCAATAAAACGTACGAACATGAGCAATTAATTACTTCAGAAATCAATAAACTCGCGCATTTAGCAATGACAACCCAGGATTACTCAACATTCAACTTCCTGCAATGGTATGTTGCAGAGCAGCATGAAGAAGAAAAACTGTTCAAATCTGTACTGGATAAACTGGGTATGGTGGGTGAATCTGGTAAATCATTATTCCTGCTGGATAAAGATCTAAAAGGTTTAGCGGCAGCTGCGCACGTTTAA
- a CDS encoding YoaH family protein, with the protein MFSGMPALSHAEQQEAVERIHQLMAEGMSSGEAIALVAQEIRENHQGKEQIVARFDDEN; encoded by the coding sequence ATGTTTTCAGGTATGCCAGCACTTTCCCACGCAGAGCAACAAGAAGCGGTTGAACGCATTCACCAACTGATGGCAGAAGGCATGAGTAGCGGAGAAGCTATTGCGCTGGTCGCTCAAGAAATCAGGGAAAACCATCAAGGTAAAGAGCAAATTGTAGCTCGATTTGATGACGAAAATTAA
- the copD gene encoding copper homeostasis membrane protein CopD → MSLEAFYTLTRFAHFIAAMLMCGMSMFAVIVSYGQFRVLLQGALKKSIIFSAVISIVTTFCWMIAQSGLMGDGWEDALNMDIWQGVLGTTFGQIWRWEILSAVGLFAVLFIRPITLKLHLILGFSVIILGLHAFIGHAAMHEGWLGIAHQTNQFIHLMSCAYWFGGLWPFLICIQFLRSKDKLKAGLETQVVVSMKRYSQLGHIAVVCVLITGIINSLILLPDWPFIATLSEYQSWLWLKIALVGLMVLLALINRYWVVPRIQQQGRISYLIINSWAELLLGTIAILTVAIFATYQPV, encoded by the coding sequence ATGTCACTGGAAGCGTTTTATACCTTAACGCGATTTGCTCACTTTATCGCTGCAATGTTGATGTGTGGAATGTCAATGTTTGCGGTGATAGTTTCCTATGGGCAATTTCGCGTATTACTTCAAGGTGCACTGAAAAAAAGTATTATCTTTAGCGCGGTTATCTCGATAGTCACCACATTTTGCTGGATGATTGCACAATCTGGTTTGATGGGAGATGGTTGGGAGGATGCGCTGAATATGGATATTTGGCAAGGCGTGCTTGGCACTACCTTCGGTCAAATCTGGCGTTGGGAAATCCTCAGTGCTGTCGGTTTGTTTGCCGTTCTATTTATACGTCCGATCACCTTAAAACTTCACCTCATTCTTGGTTTCTCCGTTATTATTCTGGGCCTGCATGCATTTATTGGTCATGCGGCGATGCATGAAGGGTGGCTGGGCATTGCTCATCAAACCAATCAGTTTATTCATCTAATGAGTTGCGCGTATTGGTTTGGTGGCTTGTGGCCTTTCCTTATTTGCATTCAATTTTTACGTAGTAAAGATAAGTTAAAAGCAGGGTTAGAGACTCAAGTTGTCGTATCGATGAAGCGTTACTCACAGCTAGGACATATTGCCGTAGTTTGTGTGCTAATAACAGGAATTATTAATAGCCTGATTTTATTGCCAGACTGGCCATTTATCGCGACACTATCTGAATATCAATCTTGGCTATGGCTAAAAATTGCGTTGGTTGGATTGATGGTGCTATTGGCATTAATTAATCGTTATTGGGTGGTACCACGTATTCAACAACAAGGGCGGATCAGTTATTTGATTATAAATAGTTGGGCTGAATTACTGCTCGGTACTATTGCTATCCTTACGGTGGCTATTTTTGCTACCTATCAACCTGTATAA
- the copC gene encoding copper homeostasis periplasmic binding protein CopC codes for MPINQIKSSWRKLSAIAVLFLGMSFQQAFAHAHLKDQLPAEGAALEQAPESITLNFSEGIEVNFTKVNVTDENNQVIKTGKAALDPSNNTKVIIPVESKLAAGKYDVQWSVVSVDGHKTKGNYSFTVK; via the coding sequence ATGCCAATCAACCAAATAAAATCTTCTTGGCGTAAATTAAGCGCGATCGCTGTATTGTTCTTAGGCATGTCATTTCAACAAGCATTTGCTCATGCGCATCTTAAAGATCAACTACCAGCTGAGGGTGCTGCATTAGAACAGGCACCAGAATCTATCACGTTAAACTTTTCTGAAGGTATTGAAGTTAACTTTACTAAAGTCAATGTAACGGATGAGAACAATCAAGTTATCAAGACGGGTAAAGCTGCATTAGATCCTAGCAATAATACAAAAGTCATTATTCCTGTTGAAAGCAAACTAGCCGCAGGTAAGTACGATGTTCAATGGAGTGTTGTCTCTGTTGACGGACACAAAACCAAAGGGAACTATAGCTTCACTGTGAAATAA
- a CDS encoding DNA polymerase III subunit theta produces MSHNLATLPKEEMDKINVDLLASGVAFKERYNIPIIPEAIEREQPEHLRDYFRERLAHYRQLSMNFARMPYEPRNR; encoded by the coding sequence ATGAGCCATAATCTTGCCACCCTCCCAAAAGAAGAGATGGACAAAATTAACGTTGACCTGCTGGCTTCCGGTGTCGCTTTCAAGGAACGTTATAATATTCCCATTATTCCTGAAGCCATCGAACGTGAACAGCCCGAACATTTGCGGGACTATTTTCGTGAAAGGCTGGCCCACTATCGCCAGTTATCGATGAATTTCGCTCGTATGCCTTATGAGCCAAGAAATCGCTAA
- the yebF gene encoding protein YebF gives MNMNITKKMAVVLGSCALALSSFAFSANKEEGKAAAFVSCGNLTEPQIAAQVKNDFMNSRLPRWADEKAAVGKKAVAWINDSEVTKTEDGYSLPLVVRGSKSDLHYRVTVDCKNNTITYNTNK, from the coding sequence ATGAATATGAATATTACTAAAAAAATGGCAGTGGTTTTAGGCAGCTGTGCGCTTGCATTAAGTTCGTTTGCATTCAGTGCTAACAAGGAAGAAGGTAAAGCAGCGGCATTTGTGAGCTGTGGCAATCTTACTGAGCCACAAATTGCGGCGCAGGTTAAAAATGATTTTATGAATAGCCGGTTACCACGTTGGGCAGATGAAAAAGCGGCCGTGGGTAAAAAAGCAGTTGCCTGGATCAACGACAGTGAAGTGACTAAAACAGAAGATGGCTACTCGCTGCCTTTAGTGGTCAGAGGATCGAAATCCGATCTGCATTATCGTGTCACTGTAGATTGTAAAAACAATACCATCACCTATAACACCAACAAATAA